Proteins encoded in a region of the Vicia villosa cultivar HV-30 ecotype Madison, WI linkage group LG5, Vvil1.0, whole genome shotgun sequence genome:
- the LOC131604212 gene encoding uncharacterized protein LOC131604212, with translation MADEFEWCANISGIFSVASVSAMVSNLKSCAWQPQIVSVMKILWNMLIPLKIQIFAWRLFTSRLPTKDLSLLRGVVNISNPFCEFCGNHPETLSHIFFFCQVSKKVWEWIFLWLGEELPFSIEEFKDFDVLQEKIKIANARVKINTIWMTTIWSIWIMRNSIIFEQVLYSFDMVFYNVM, from the coding sequence ATGGCGGACGAATTCGAGTGGTGTGCGAACATCAGTGGCATATTCTCGGTGGCTAGTGTTTCGGCTATGGTATCCAACTTGAAGTCTTGTGCTTGGCAGCCACAAATTGTTAGTGTGATGAAAATTTTGTGGAATATGTTGATTCCTTTAAAGATTCAAATCTTTGCTTGGAGATTATTCACTTCTAGACTTCCCACAAAAGATTTATCGTTATTAAGAGGAGTTGTCAATATATCTAATCCGTTTTGCGAGTTTTGCGGGAATCATCCGGAGACATTGTCCCATATCTTCTTTTTTTGTCAAGTCTCTAAGAAGGTGTGGGAGTGGATTTTCTTGTGGTTAGGGGAAGAGTTACCTTTTTCGATTGAGGAGTTCAAGGATTTTGATGTTTTGCAGGAGAAGATAAAGATAGCTAATGCAAGGGTGAAGATTAACACTATATGGATGACTACAATTTGGAGCATTTGGATCATGCGTAATTCTATCATATTCGAGCAAGTTCTGTATAGTTTTGATATGGTGTTTTATAATGTCATGTAA